A stretch of Allostreptomyces psammosilenae DNA encodes these proteins:
- a CDS encoding TetR/AcrR family transcriptional regulator, with amino-acid sequence MGPGQYHEPDAVTGRRGAEQRAEAAAAAAMGVGGTAGRGPAAARRPPALRSDAQANMVQILRAAREVFSTHGYDASVEMVARQAGVGIGTVYRRFTDKQGLVHRILLEETLRLTARAEAAAATGHDPWTALATYVRDCAVSGAGRLLPPHLIAAAARQVALRRDAGVGGLRAPLGRVPTARGGVAAAGRPRATTTQRAGTGGPGQPGQPGPPGPGGQPAGRPTPLGAQLDGAATRLVEAVERLVLRAKAVRALRPEVTTGDVLLLVVQAAPSPLVPPEWRPMVTEHLIGVLLRGLQVSPTPSPLRRTRTMPLPGEAGPSQGV; translated from the coding sequence ATGGGTCCGGGGCAATACCACGAGCCGGACGCGGTGACCGGACGCCGGGGCGCCGAGCAGCGCGCCGAGGCGGCGGCCGCGGCGGCCATGGGCGTCGGCGGGACGGCCGGCCGAGGGCCGGCGGCGGCACGGCGGCCACCCGCACTCCGCTCGGACGCACAGGCCAACATGGTGCAGATCCTACGCGCCGCGCGTGAGGTGTTCTCCACTCACGGTTACGACGCGTCGGTGGAGATGGTGGCGCGGCAGGCCGGCGTCGGCATAGGGACGGTGTACCGCCGCTTCACCGACAAGCAGGGGCTGGTGCACCGCATCCTGCTGGAGGAGACGCTGCGGCTGACCGCCCGGGCGGAGGCGGCCGCGGCCACCGGCCACGATCCGTGGACGGCGCTCGCCACGTACGTGCGGGACTGCGCCGTCTCGGGGGCCGGCAGACTGCTGCCGCCGCATCTGATAGCGGCCGCGGCCAGACAGGTGGCGTTGCGTCGGGATGCCGGCGTGGGGGGCCTGCGGGCACCGCTGGGGCGGGTACCGACGGCCCGCGGCGGCGTCGCGGCGGCGGGGCGGCCCAGGGCCACCACCACGCAGCGGGCCGGGACGGGCGGTCCCGGGCAGCCCGGCCAGCCGGGGCCGCCGGGCCCGGGCGGGCAGCCGGCGGGGCGTCCCACGCCACTCGGTGCGCAGCTCGACGGCGCGGCCACGCGGCTGGTCGAGGCGGTGGAGCGGCTCGTGCTGCGCGCCAAGGCGGTGCGGGCGCTGCGGCCCGAGGTGACGACGGGGGACGTGCTGCTGCTGGTGGTCCAGGCGGCGCCCTCGCCGCTGGTGCCGCCGGAGTGGCGGCCGATGGTCACCGAGCACCTGATCGGGGTGCTGCTGCGCGGGCTCCAGGTGAGCCCGACGCCGAGCCCGTTGCGGAGGACCCGCACGATGCCGCTGCCGGGGGAAGCGGGGCCGTCCCAGGGAGTCTAG
- a CDS encoding CPBP family intramembrane glutamic endopeptidase, producing the protein MNRENTGVPVFLLLAFGISWASILFAYSVLGIPLDNPLVQLPMGFAPAIAAIVVRRKVTKEGFRDARLAPRLAEAWSSYLLAWLGPPLVLAATAALAAALGLYRPELPADLPEPAVWLGLLALSVVLVPVFWGEEFGWRGYLQDRLGRGPVSAALLTGLIWGVWHYPLAFTGYTDFDDLPLGMAIWTVSCVFQAVILAWLLRRSKSIWVPSLAHAGNNMVIGVLSESVLMESGGMSATAVNALGLVPLGAVAAWVLLTGRLGEGPAPLRERVAAEAGR; encoded by the coding sequence ATGAATCGCGAAAACACCGGCGTTCCGGTATTCCTGCTCCTGGCCTTCGGCATCTCCTGGGCGTCCATCCTGTTCGCCTACTCCGTTCTCGGCATACCGCTGGACAACCCACTGGTGCAGCTGCCCATGGGGTTCGCCCCGGCCATCGCCGCGATCGTCGTGCGGCGGAAGGTCACCAAAGAGGGGTTCCGCGATGCCCGACTGGCCCCCCGCCTCGCCGAGGCATGGTCCTCCTACCTCCTGGCCTGGCTCGGACCACCCCTGGTTCTCGCCGCGACCGCCGCGCTCGCCGCCGCCCTGGGCCTGTACCGGCCCGAACTGCCGGCCGACCTGCCGGAACCGGCGGTCTGGCTCGGCCTCCTGGCACTTTCCGTCGTCCTGGTCCCGGTGTTCTGGGGTGAGGAGTTCGGGTGGCGCGGCTACCTGCAGGACCGCCTCGGCCGCGGGCCGGTGTCCGCCGCCCTGCTCACCGGTCTCATCTGGGGCGTGTGGCACTACCCACTGGCCTTCACCGGGTACACCGATTTCGACGACCTTCCCCTCGGAATGGCGATCTGGACCGTCTCCTGCGTGTTCCAGGCCGTCATTCTGGCCTGGCTCCTCCGGCGCTCGAAAAGCATCTGGGTGCCCTCTCTCGCCCACGCCGGAAACAACATGGTGATCGGTGTCCTGTCCGAATCCGTGCTGATGGAGTCCGGCGGAATGAGTGCCACGGCGGTCAACGCGCTGGGGCTGGTGCCGCTCGGCGCCGTCGCCGCGTGGGTGCTCCTCACCGGCCGGCTGGGCGAGGGGCCCGCACCCCTGCGGGAACGCGTCGCGGCGGAGGCAGGCCGATGA
- a CDS encoding ABC transporter ATP-binding protein yields MTTAPNPSTTATAPLRVNGRPVDRPPPAVELREVTRHYPASGSTVRALDGVTIAFPTGSWTAVMGPSGSGKSTLLHCAAGLDRVSAGRVLLAGRDITTASDNDLTELRRDTIGFVFQNFNLIGSLTAEQNVALPLKLSGARVPRARIRQTLESVGLGDRLRHRPRELSGGQQQRVAIARAMVTAPAVLFADEPTGALDSTSARTVLGLLRSMVDTTAQTIVMVTHDPVAAASADAVVFLSDGRITDVLSRPSAREVADRLAGMEADR; encoded by the coding sequence ATGACCACGGCGCCGAACCCCAGCACCACGGCCACAGCACCCCTCCGGGTGAACGGCCGGCCGGTGGACCGTCCCCCACCGGCCGTGGAGCTACGGGAGGTGACCCGCCACTACCCCGCGTCCGGCTCCACGGTGCGCGCCCTGGACGGCGTCACCATCGCCTTCCCCACCGGCTCCTGGACGGCCGTCATGGGCCCCTCCGGCTCCGGCAAGTCCACCCTGCTGCACTGCGCCGCCGGCCTCGACCGGGTCAGTGCCGGCCGGGTGCTGCTGGCCGGTCGGGACATCACCACGGCCTCCGACAACGACCTCACCGAACTGCGCCGCGACACCATCGGCTTCGTCTTCCAGAACTTCAACCTGATCGGCTCCCTGACGGCCGAACAGAACGTCGCCCTTCCGCTGAAGCTCAGCGGGGCCCGGGTACCCAGGGCCCGGATCCGCCAGACGCTGGAGAGCGTCGGGCTCGGCGACCGACTGCGTCACCGGCCGCGCGAACTCTCCGGCGGCCAGCAGCAGCGGGTGGCCATCGCCCGGGCCATGGTCACCGCGCCGGCGGTGCTGTTCGCCGACGAACCCACCGGCGCCCTGGACTCCACCTCGGCGCGCACGGTCCTCGGACTGCTGCGCTCCATGGTCGACACCACCGCGCAGACCATCGTGATGGTGACCCACGATCCGGTCGCGGCGGCCAGCGCCGACGCCGTGGTCTTCCTCTCGGACGGCCGGATCACTGACGTCCTCAGCCGCCCTTCCGCCCGCGAGGTGGCCGACCGGCTGGCCGGGATGGAGGCCGACCGGTGA
- a CDS encoding sigma-70 family RNA polymerase sigma factor, protein MQPEPEGGASGVGRRGRIPRPASAEGGALEDGKGAGVDPEDVAPAGPDTGPVSDPDTGPARPGEPSDAELVRRVRNGDDAAYAELYRRHHAAVLRYARTCCRTPETAQDLTGEVFARTLHALRAGRGPTVAVRAYLLTGVRRVAAGWQGNERRLRLVDDFALFLATREGSATEPSTEAAAEVRAMEEADQSLVVRAFRSLPERWQAVLWHTAVEQEPPSRVAPLLGLTANATSVLAHRAREGLREAYLQAHVSRSLAEHERCRAYADRLGAATRGSLGARADRSLRRHLDDCPRCAAAYAELTDINSQLGALLPVAFIGWFAGGQAAAVLAAGAAGVAGASGVAAVSGVSVVGGSAGAGAGAGAGVGAGAAGAGAGSAGGVGGTTAVGGKAVGGPLRMWLAVGAASTVATALAWALIGGEAQQRPDAAPPPPTVEAPARPAPDPPAPRRDAPAPPEPAPVTPPTGVPVPPPEPPPPTPTPPPSPRPAPSTPSSPRPEPSAAPSAGATPPRPAPSPSSPPPTPAPAPPRRPVVVPVSSVAWAETAGGALAPARADRAVGWSFLLDAPRRRERGLPDPWLHGLTEPTPWEALWESPHGGGPLTIGGVRHDHGIGVLAPSTITVPLDGRCDRFRVTVGIDDETAGLGAATFRVSADGEVLADSGVLHGGEPGTTLAVEVTGRERLELEVRPVAAPALPLPVSVGLDADLFAHADWASARLTCAGG, encoded by the coding sequence ATGCAGCCGGAGCCGGAGGGCGGTGCGAGCGGCGTCGGACGGCGGGGGCGCATCCCCCGCCCGGCGTCCGCCGAGGGCGGGGCGCTGGAGGACGGGAAGGGGGCCGGCGTGGACCCGGAGGACGTCGCCCCGGCCGGCCCGGACACCGGCCCTGTCAGCGATCCGGACACCGGTCCGGCCCGCCCCGGGGAGCCGTCCGACGCCGAGCTGGTGCGGCGCGTGCGGAACGGCGACGACGCCGCGTACGCCGAGCTGTACCGGCGGCACCACGCGGCGGTGCTGCGCTACGCCCGCACCTGCTGCCGCACCCCGGAGACGGCACAGGACCTCACCGGGGAGGTCTTCGCCCGGACGCTGCACGCGCTGCGGGCCGGGCGCGGCCCGACCGTCGCCGTCCGCGCCTACCTGCTGACCGGTGTCCGGCGGGTGGCGGCGGGCTGGCAGGGCAACGAGCGGCGGCTGCGGCTCGTCGACGACTTCGCCCTGTTCCTCGCCACCCGGGAGGGCAGCGCCACCGAGCCCAGCACGGAGGCGGCGGCGGAGGTGCGGGCCATGGAGGAGGCGGACCAGTCGCTGGTGGTGCGGGCCTTCCGCTCGCTGCCGGAGCGCTGGCAGGCCGTGCTGTGGCACACCGCCGTGGAACAGGAGCCGCCGAGCCGGGTGGCGCCGCTGCTCGGGCTGACCGCCAACGCCACCTCCGTGCTGGCCCACCGGGCGCGCGAGGGGCTGCGCGAGGCGTACCTCCAGGCGCACGTCTCGCGGTCGCTGGCCGAGCACGAGCGGTGCCGTGCCTACGCGGACCGGCTCGGGGCCGCCACCCGCGGCAGCCTGGGAGCCCGGGCGGACCGCTCGCTGCGCCGGCACCTGGACGACTGCCCCCGCTGCGCGGCGGCGTACGCGGAGCTGACCGACATCAACAGTCAGCTGGGGGCGCTGCTTCCGGTGGCCTTCATCGGGTGGTTCGCCGGGGGCCAGGCGGCGGCGGTGCTGGCCGCCGGGGCGGCCGGTGTCGCCGGGGCATCGGGGGTCGCCGCGGTCTCGGGAGTCAGCGTGGTGGGTGGCTCCGCCGGGGCCGGGGCCGGGGCCGGGGCGGGGGTTGGTGCTGGTGCGGCGGGGGCGGGCGCCGGTTCGGCGGGGGGCGTCGGGGGCACCACGGCGGTCGGGGGCAAGGCGGTGGGCGGGCCGCTGCGGATGTGGCTGGCGGTGGGGGCGGCGTCCACCGTCGCGACCGCGCTGGCCTGGGCGCTGATCGGCGGCGAGGCGCAGCAGCGCCCCGACGCGGCGCCGCCACCGCCGACCGTCGAAGCACCGGCGCGCCCCGCGCCCGACCCGCCGGCTCCGCGCCGGGACGCCCCCGCCCCGCCGGAACCGGCGCCGGTCACGCCCCCCACCGGGGTCCCGGTCCCCCCACCCGAACCGCCGCCGCCCACGCCGACCCCGCCCCCGAGCCCGAGGCCGGCGCCGAGCACCCCCTCCTCCCCGCGGCCGGAGCCGTCCGCGGCCCCGAGCGCAGGAGCCACGCCCCCGCGGCCGGCACCGTCCCCGTCGTCCCCGCCGCCCACGCCCGCGCCCGCGCCGCCGCGGCGGCCGGTCGTCGTGCCGGTCAGCTCCGTGGCCTGGGCGGAGACGGCGGGTGGCGCGCTGGCCCCGGCCCGCGCGGACCGCGCGGTCGGCTGGTCGTTCCTGCTCGACGCGCCGCGGCGGCGGGAGCGGGGCCTGCCCGACCCGTGGCTGCACGGACTCACCGAACCCACGCCCTGGGAGGCGTTGTGGGAGTCGCCCCACGGCGGGGGGCCGCTCACCATCGGCGGGGTGCGGCACGATCACGGCATCGGGGTGCTCGCCCCCTCGACGATCACCGTGCCGCTCGACGGGCGGTGCGACCGGTTCCGGGTGACCGTGGGGATCGACGACGAGACGGCCGGTCTGGGCGCCGCCACCTTCCGGGTGAGCGCGGACGGGGAGGTGCTCGCGGACTCGGGGGTGCTGCACGGAGGCGAGCCGGGCACCACGTTGGCGGTGGAGGTGACCGGGCGGGAGCGGCTGGAGCTGGAGGTGCGGCCGGTGGCGGCGCCGGCCCTGCCGCTGCCCGTCTCGGTGGGGCTCGACGCCGACCTGTTCGCCCACGCCGACTGGGCCTCGGCCCGCCTGACCTGCGCCGGCGGCTGA
- a CDS encoding sensor histidine kinase, translating into MINGKPRTALESVSWRRFLLSSWPWRSVGYLLTTPPVAFAAAVPLVLLGMPWGVWLTRVREGPALPLGSQLSLILLGLALMTALGPLVAIPLGAVERRRLRMVDTRPVRSPHRRPPLGGRRPWVRTRYNEAATWRELTYACVLSVLAVVPGGIALLAVLVVGALVASPFLAGGGRGPVSLGAARPDTFGEALPYGIAGVLLLPALPYLLALLAGAHAVVARALLHGDSDELRAELVQVSRSRARLVDAFEAERRRIERDLHDGAQQRLVSLTLQLGLARLEVPGDSPAAQRLSDAHQQAKQLMAELRELIRGIHPRVLSDRGLPAALPELADQCPVPVRVRTELPVRPPAHLEATAYFVVAEALTNIAKHSGASAVEVTARLRDGLLTVEVRDDGAGGADPRRGTGLTGLADRVAAFDGRMLLFSPVGGPTLLRVELPCSQDVLPSR; encoded by the coding sequence GTGATCAACGGAAAACCGCGGACGGCGCTGGAGTCGGTCAGCTGGCGCCGGTTCCTCCTCAGCAGCTGGCCGTGGCGCTCCGTCGGCTACCTGCTGACGACCCCGCCGGTGGCGTTCGCCGCCGCCGTGCCGTTGGTGCTGCTGGGCATGCCCTGGGGGGTGTGGCTGACCCGCGTGCGGGAGGGGCCCGCGCTGCCACTCGGGTCGCAGCTGAGCCTCATCCTGCTCGGCCTGGCGCTGATGACGGCCCTCGGGCCGCTGGTGGCCATTCCCCTGGGGGCGGTGGAGCGCCGCCGGCTGCGCATGGTGGACACCCGGCCGGTGCGCTCCCCGCACCGCCGGCCACCGCTCGGTGGCCGGCGGCCGTGGGTGCGCACCCGCTACAACGAGGCCGCGACCTGGCGCGAGCTGACGTACGCCTGCGTCCTCTCGGTACTGGCGGTGGTGCCGGGCGGGATCGCGCTGCTGGCGGTCCTCGTGGTGGGCGCGCTGGTGGCGAGCCCGTTCCTGGCCGGCGGCGGCCGGGGCCCGGTGTCGCTGGGCGCCGCCCGCCCGGACACCTTCGGCGAGGCGCTGCCGTACGGGATCGCCGGCGTGCTGCTGCTTCCCGCGCTGCCCTACCTGCTGGCGCTGCTCGCCGGGGCGCACGCCGTGGTGGCACGGGCGCTGCTGCACGGCGACTCCGACGAGCTGCGGGCCGAGTTGGTCCAGGTGTCCCGGTCCCGCGCCCGGCTGGTGGACGCCTTCGAGGCCGAGCGCCGCCGGATCGAGCGCGACCTGCACGACGGCGCACAGCAGCGCCTGGTGAGCCTCACCCTCCAGCTCGGGCTGGCCCGCCTGGAGGTGCCCGGGGACTCCCCGGCGGCCCAACGGCTGTCCGACGCGCACCAGCAGGCCAAGCAACTGATGGCCGAGCTGCGGGAGCTGATCCGCGGCATCCATCCGAGGGTCCTGTCCGACCGCGGGCTGCCGGCGGCCCTGCCGGAGCTCGCCGACCAGTGCCCGGTCCCGGTGCGGGTGCGTACCGAGCTGCCCGTCCGGCCGCCGGCGCACCTGGAGGCCACCGCGTACTTCGTGGTGGCCGAGGCGCTGACCAACATCGCCAAGCACAGCGGGGCGAGCGCCGTGGAGGTGACGGCGCGCCTGCGCGACGGGCTGCTCACCGTGGAGGTGCGCGACGACGGGGCGGGCGGGGCCGATCCGCGCCGCGGCACCGGCCTGACCGGGCTCGCCGACCGGGTCGCCGCGTTCGACGGCAGAATGCTGCTGTTCAGCCCGGTCGGCGGGCCGACCCTGCTACGTGTGGAGCTTCCGTGCAGCCAGGATGTGCTTCCCTCCCGGTAG
- a CDS encoding FtsX-like permease family protein, which yields MIRLSLSTVRERWQLFLGAIVAIALGVALTQSSLLVLLATEEPRLPPGLSAVERHRISEGYVGAATLMGMTVLICFFLAVFVVGSTAAFTVAQRRADLALLRLVGAKRGQLRLLLLSEALILGLLGTLAGIPLGLAATGAQAWLLTALGFFPEGAAVGWDGSVLWVSGGLGVAVALLGVRAAARQAARVGPLEALREVGAAARVMTAGRWLRGLLFLAVSAAMVWVSAAATDLLGALVIALAVLFTGPVAMSALSPVVVPLAGRALGVLLRGSTLGGLAMANLRAGVRRSASVAAPLIVLVALSLGLWGTLASLSTAAAAEYEHRILAGDLVVESTGAQADRLASVAGVETAAPRLAVEMTVAVDGREYHAGVVAVDALGYRRTHRWEPLRAGSLEDLRGRTIAVGPALATEGLRVGGTATARIDGREVPLRIVAALPEILDNGADAFLVPRDLVPPELAARAPAETVIRLLPGAEPAVVAEAIRSAGLGEVRTVAEWAGAKAAEAQRGNLAVLGVLMGLGGLYALVAVVNAVVIAGADRGAEFAAARLAGLSRPQVVWTALVEAWSVTLIGLFLGCLVVAGALSGIATSTMAVLGEPAVAVPWGMLGAVCLGAFATIGAATCCVTLAATRPRPVTLATTRG from the coding sequence GTGATCCGGCTGTCGCTGAGCACCGTCCGGGAGCGTTGGCAGCTCTTCCTGGGAGCGATCGTCGCCATCGCGCTGGGCGTGGCCCTGACGCAGTCCTCGCTGCTCGTGCTCCTCGCCACCGAGGAGCCCCGGCTCCCTCCGGGGCTGTCGGCGGTGGAGCGGCACCGGATCAGCGAGGGGTATGTCGGGGCGGCCACCCTCATGGGCATGACGGTGCTGATCTGCTTCTTCCTCGCCGTCTTCGTGGTCGGCTCCACGGCCGCCTTCACCGTCGCCCAGCGGCGTGCCGACCTCGCGCTGCTCCGGCTGGTCGGCGCGAAACGCGGCCAACTCCGACTGCTGCTGCTGTCCGAGGCGCTCATCCTCGGTCTGCTCGGCACACTGGCCGGCATCCCGCTCGGGCTCGCCGCGACCGGGGCGCAGGCCTGGCTGCTCACCGCCCTCGGGTTCTTTCCGGAGGGCGCCGCCGTGGGCTGGGACGGCTCCGTCCTGTGGGTCTCCGGAGGCCTCGGGGTGGCGGTGGCGCTCCTCGGCGTGCGGGCGGCTGCCCGCCAGGCGGCCCGGGTCGGCCCCCTGGAGGCGCTGCGCGAGGTCGGCGCGGCGGCCAGGGTGATGACCGCCGGCCGCTGGCTGCGCGGCCTGCTGTTCCTGGCCGTCTCGGCCGCGATGGTGTGGGTGTCGGCCGCCGCCACCGACCTGCTCGGGGCGCTGGTGATCGCGCTGGCCGTCCTGTTCACCGGCCCGGTGGCGATGAGCGCGCTCAGCCCCGTGGTGGTCCCGCTGGCCGGCCGGGCGCTCGGGGTGCTGCTGCGCGGCAGCACCCTGGGCGGGCTCGCCATGGCGAACCTCCGCGCCGGGGTGCGTCGCAGCGCCTCCGTCGCCGCCCCGCTGATCGTCCTGGTCGCGCTGTCGCTGGGCCTGTGGGGGACGCTGGCGTCACTGTCCACCGCCGCCGCGGCGGAGTACGAGCACCGCATCCTCGCGGGGGACCTGGTGGTGGAGTCGACGGGCGCGCAGGCCGACCGCCTCGCTTCGGTGGCCGGCGTCGAGACGGCCGCGCCGCGGCTGGCCGTGGAGATGACGGTGGCCGTGGACGGCCGGGAGTACCACGCCGGCGTCGTCGCGGTGGACGCCCTCGGCTACCGGCGCACCCACCGCTGGGAGCCGCTCCGCGCCGGATCCCTGGAGGACCTGCGCGGCCGGACCATCGCGGTGGGCCCCGCCCTCGCCACCGAGGGTCTGCGGGTCGGCGGCACGGCAACCGCGCGCATCGACGGCCGGGAGGTGCCGCTGCGGATCGTCGCCGCGCTGCCCGAGATCCTGGACAACGGCGCCGACGCCTTCCTGGTGCCCCGCGATCTGGTCCCCCCGGAGCTGGCGGCCCGCGCCCCCGCCGAGACCGTCATACGCCTGCTGCCCGGCGCCGAACCGGCGGTGGTCGCCGAGGCGATCCGCTCGGCGGGCCTGGGGGAGGTTCGCACGGTGGCCGAGTGGGCCGGTGCCAAGGCCGCGGAGGCGCAGCGCGGAAACCTGGCCGTCCTGGGGGTGCTGATGGGGTTGGGGGGCCTGTACGCCCTGGTGGCCGTGGTCAACGCCGTGGTGATCGCCGGCGCCGATCGCGGGGCGGAGTTCGCGGCGGCGCGGCTGGCGGGGCTGAGCCGTCCCCAGGTGGTGTGGACCGCCCTGGTCGAGGCGTGGTCGGTGACGCTGATCGGCCTGTTCCTCGGCTGCCTGGTCGTGGCGGGGGCGCTGAGCGGAATCGCGACCAGCACCATGGCCGTGCTGGGTGAGCCGGCCGTCGCCGTTCCCTGGGGGATGCTCGGCGCGGTCTGCCTCGGGGCGTTCGCCACGATCGGCGCGGCCACCTGCTGCGTCACGCTGGCCGCCACCAGACCGCGGCCGGTCACCCTGGCGACGACGCGCGGGTGA
- a CDS encoding response regulator transcription factor, translated as MLAEDGVLLREGLVGLLGRFGFEVVAAVGDAEALLAAVAEHAPDLVVTDIRMPPGFADEGLRAAVRLRRADPNLAVVALSQYVEQGSASELLDSGDGRRVGYLLKDRVVDVEEFVGVLRQVLDGGTVVDPQVVRQLLRRREDPLSRLSPRELEVLGLIAEGHSNTAIARRLVVSEAAVAKHVGNILAKLDLPPTEDSNRRVLAVLAYLRSGAGPSGG; from the coding sequence GTGCTGGCGGAGGACGGCGTGCTGCTGCGGGAGGGGTTGGTGGGCCTGCTCGGCAGGTTCGGCTTCGAGGTGGTGGCCGCCGTGGGTGACGCCGAGGCGCTGCTCGCGGCCGTCGCCGAGCACGCCCCGGACCTGGTGGTCACGGACATCCGGATGCCGCCGGGCTTCGCCGACGAGGGGCTGCGCGCGGCCGTGCGGCTGCGCCGGGCCGATCCGAACCTGGCCGTGGTGGCGCTGAGCCAGTACGTGGAGCAGGGCTCCGCCTCGGAGCTGCTGGACTCCGGAGACGGGCGGCGGGTCGGCTACCTGCTGAAGGACCGGGTGGTCGATGTGGAGGAGTTCGTCGGCGTGCTGCGGCAGGTGCTCGATGGCGGGACGGTGGTCGACCCGCAGGTCGTGCGGCAGTTGCTGCGCCGCCGGGAGGACCCGCTGTCGCGGCTGTCGCCCCGGGAGCTGGAGGTGCTCGGGCTGATCGCCGAGGGCCACTCCAACACCGCGATCGCCCGGCGGCTGGTGGTCTCCGAGGCGGCCGTGGCCAAGCACGTGGGGAACATCCTGGCCAAGCTGGACCTGCCGCCGACCGAGGACAGCAACCGCCGGGTGCTGGCGGTGCTCGCCTACCTCAGGAGCGGGGCCGGCCCGAGCGGCGGCTGA